A portion of the Oreochromis niloticus isolate F11D_XX linkage group LG10, O_niloticus_UMD_NMBU, whole genome shotgun sequence genome contains these proteins:
- the chek1 gene encoding serine/threonine-protein kinase Chk1, with product MAVPFVQDWDVVQTLGEGAYGEVRLLVNRQTEEAVAVKVIDTSQAKECAENVKKEVCIHKMLKHTNIVRFFGHRKEGPTVYLFLEYCTGGELFDRIEPDVGMAEKDAHRFFQQLIAAVEYLHDFGITHRDIKPENILLDDKDNLKLTDFGLATMFRFKGRERLLNRLCGTLPYVAPELLSQTEYRAQPADIWACGIVLTAMLAGELPWDQPTESCQEYADWLQKKTYLPPWKKIQPLPLSLLSKLLLASPGARITITDIQKDRWFTEGVKQPTSSLHSGGNNSLRSDGSLISRANSDDRMQFSSSQPDFAAGGWEAMLLISQNDGQVSFSQPTKPEHMLLGSQLLGTPGASQSPWQRLVRRMTRFFTTVSADASLTALKDICEGLALGFKLTSTKQVTVSTLDKRNNKLIFKIHLLDMNQRVLLDFRLSKGDGLEFKRLFVKIKHKLGDIISTQKILVPI from the exons ATGGCGGTGCCTTTTGTGCAGGACTGGGACGTTGTTCAGACTCTGGGAGAAGGAGCCTACGGAGA AGTGAGGCTGTTGGtgaacagacagactgaagaggcGGTAGCAGTGAAGGTCATCGATACCTCGCAGGCAAAAGAGTGTGCTGAAAATGTCAAGAAGGAGGTCTGCATCCACAAG ATGCTCAAACACACCAACATTGTACGCTTCTTTGGCCATCGGAAGGAAGGACCCACTGTGTACCTCTTCCTGGAGTACTGCACCGGGGGAGAGCTGTTTGACCGAATCG AGCCCGATGTAGGGATGGCTGAAAAGGATGCTCATAGATTTTTCCAGCAGCTAATagcggctgtg GAGTACCTCCATGATTTTGGCATCACACATAGGGACATAAAGCCAGAGAACATTTTGCTGGATGACAAAG ATAACCTGAAGCTGACAGATTTTGGCCTGGCAACCATGTTTCGCTTTAAAGGCCGAGAGCGCCTTCTGAATCGATTGTGTGGGACTCTTCCCTACGTGGCTCCGGAGCTTCTGAGCCAAACAGAGTACAGAGCTCAGCCTGCAGATATCTGGGCTTGTGGCATAGTCCTCACTGCCATGCTGGCTGGGG AGTTGCCGTGGGACCAGCCAACTGAGAGCTGTCAGGAGTACGCAGACTGGCTTCAGAAGAAAACATATCTACCTCCTTGGAAGAAAATACAACCACTGCCTCTTA gttTGTTATCCAAATTGCTGCTCGCCAGTCCAGGTGCACGCATCACCATCACAGACATCCAGAAAGACCGCTGGTTTACTGAAG GAGTGAAGCAGCCAACAAGTTCTCTGCACTCAGGAGGGAACAACAGTCTTCGATCTGATGGGTCACTCATATCTCGGGCCAACAG TGATGACAGGATGCAGTTTTCCAGCTCTCAGCCTGACTTTGCAGCCggtggctgggaagccatgttGTTAATTAGTCAAAATGACGGTCAAGTCAGCTTCTCCCAGCCGACCAAGCCTGAGCACATGTTACTGGGTAGTCAGTTACTAGGTACACCAGGAGCCAGTCAG TCGCCGTGGCAGAGGTTGGTGCGGAGAATGACGCGTTTCTTCACTACTGTCAGTGCTGATGCCTCCTTAACTGCTCTGAAAGACATCTGTGAAGGCCTGGCACTTGGTTTCAAACTCACTAGCACCAAACAG GTGACCGTGAGCACGCTTGACAAACGCAATAATAAGCTCATCTTTAAAATTCATTTGTTGGATATGAATCAGAGAGTGCTGCTGGACTTCAGACTGTCTAAG ggTGATGGTTTGGAGTTCAAGCGTCTCTTTGTGAAGATCAAACACAAGCTCGGTGACATAATCAGCACTCAGAAGATTTTGGTCCCCATCTAG
- the vsig10l2 gene encoding V-set and immunoglobulin domain-containing protein 10-like 2, with amino-acid sequence MWMRCNLENGTGPIQYVWQHETRSGNITIIAQGDSSVINVTDVNRNHTGWYRCVASNAVNSESSNRLWLDTIFGPDIPQINVTPYSITERGYSALERETVSLVCQAQSNPASQYVWYYNNSQVYSGPQYTITKILRMHTGDYACLAQNTYLNTLSKKTISLTVYYPPDGSPSCSVEPALNHTSLRLLCSWPGGFPSPSLHWTGDLIQDQSNTAQQTSSASSTTIMLPSGGLTSNNSLFTCLGSHAALKQSTQCSTRTYIPPAEPLCFAYVINDKQYLMLSCSWEGGAPKALVWWEGPEGQSKGGEQTSNILILRYGTARSGKPYTCYAKHPLLVETKTCRLTLEAPVLQTQRRVVSVYEGSDVQLTCSLRANYLPVNEITWFNNQGVGVQDTSKYMLLRTPAWANLTVRDTDETQDSGEYRCSTSNAVGGTEINITLVIKKYPMPPNATLVRVMYTSRQRNEVELEWVVENQEAGGWTGFFLEHRWMSERPQRKGSGNEEKVGPVVWYRNILQDPAVRIYTVGSLTPTVTYQFRIIPVNHRTVGHPSAAQTPAEPRYNVYPAVIGAAIGGMLFAAILTVLLLMYIIRNRNNNPRLHDLLFGRQHSQSRENINFPEDEVVSRSEGGIEETGGSSSLGPVMALPRASSPLTSSPMSATLTPTSQAPPPGDDNEPVSVTITVKATGS; translated from the exons ATGTGGATGCGCTGCAATTTGGAAAATGGGACTGGACCGATCCAGTACGTGTGGCAACATGAAACCCGCAGTGGTAACATCACGATCATCGCACAAGGCGACAGCAGTGTTATCAACGTGACCGACGTCAACCGCAACCACACCGGCTGGTACCGCTGTGTGGCCAGCAACGCAGTTAACAGTGAAAGCTCCAACCGCTTGTGGCTGGACACCATCT TTGGCCCGGACATTCCTCAGATAAACGTGACTCCGTACAGTATAACAGAGCGGGGTTACTCGGCTCTGGAGAGAGAGACTGTTTCTTTGGTGTGTCAGGCCCAGTCCAATCCAGCCAGTCAGTATGTCTGGTACTACAACAACTCACAGGTCTACAGCGGGCCGCAGTACACCATCACCAAGATCCTCCGCATGCACACTGGCGACTACGCCTGCTTGGCTCAGAATACCTACCTTAACACCCTCTCCAAAAAAACCATCAGCCTGACCGTCTACT ACCCCCCTGATGGCTCCCCGTCCTGTTCTGTGGAGCCGGCTCTGAATCACACctctctgaggctgctgtgctCCTGGCCTGGTGGATTCCCCTCACCTTCCCTCCACTGGACTGGAGACCTGATACAAGACCAGTCCAACACAGCCCAGCAAACAAGTTCAGCCTCCAGCACTACCATCATGCTGCCCTCTGGAGGCCTGACTTCTAATAACAGCTTGTTCACTTGCCTGGGCTCCCATGCTGCCCTGAAACAGTCGACACAGTGCAGCACACGCACAT ATATTCCCCCTGCAGAGCCACTGTGTTTTGCTTATGTGATTAATGACAAACAGTACTTGATGCTATCCTGCTCCTGGGAGGGAGGGGCCCCAAAAGCCTTGGTGTGGTGGGAGGGCCCTGAAGGTCAGAGCAAAGGTGGGGAACAAACCTCCAACATCCTGATTCTCCGCTATGGCACAGCTCGCAGTGGGAAACCTTACACCTGCTACGCTAAACACCCGCTTCTGGTGGAAACCAAGACCTGCAGACTCACACTGG AGGCACCAGTGCTGCAGACACAGCGCAGAGTCGTGTCTGTGTACGAGGGGAGCGACGTTCAGCTtacctgcagtctgagagccaACTACCTTCCTGTCAATGAAATCACCTGGTTTAATAATCAGGGTGTCGGTGTCCAAGACACCTCAAAGTACATGCTTCTGAGAACGCCTGCATGGGCCAATCTGACTGTGAGAGACACCGATGAAACTCAAGACAGCGGCGAGTACAGGTGCTCCACTTCCAACGCAGTGGGAGGAACCGAAATCAATATCACTTTAGTCATCAAGA AGTACCCCATGCCACCCAATGCAACCCTGGTCAGAGTGATGTACACCAGTCGACAGCGTAATGAGGTGGAGCTGGAGTGGGTGGTGGAGAACCAGGAAGCAGGAGGTTGGACAGGTTTCTTCCTGGAGCACCGATGGATGTCTGAGCGACcacaaaggaaaggaagtggGAATGAGGAGAAAGTTGGTCCCGTAGTCTGGTACCGTAACATCCTCCAGGATCCAGCTGTCAGGATTTATACAGTGGGGAGCCTGACGCCAACGGTTACCTACCAGTTTCGCATCATACCGGTGAACCACCGCACTGTGGGACACCCTTCTGCTGCACAGACTCCAG CTGAACCACGCTACAATGTGTACCCTGCTGTGATTGGAGCAGCTATCGGTGGGATGCTCTTTGCAGCCATTCTCACGGTTCTGCTGCTCATGTACATAATCCGCAACCGCAACAACAACCCTA GACTACATGACTTGTTATTTGGCAG GCAGCACAGCCAGTCAAGGGAAAACATCAACTTCCCAGAAGATGAAGTGGTCAGCAGGTCAGAGGGAGGAATAGAGGAGACTGGTGGATCATCCAGTCTAG GTCCAGTCATGGCTTTACCCCGGGCATCTTCACCCCTCACTTCTTCACCTATGAGTGCCACCCTAACACCCACCAGCCAAGCCCCTCCCCCTGGAGACGATAATGAGCCAGTCAGCGTCACCATCACCGTCAAGGCAACAGGCTCATAG
- the LOC102078577 gene encoding V-set and immunoglobulin domain-containing protein 10-like 2 yields the protein MSNASPVEGSSVWMRCSVENGTEPIQYTWHYENYNGNATTFTLGNSSIINITNVNRNHTGWYRCVASNAVNSEKSDRLWLNTLFGPDIPQIDVTPYSMTRRGYTALETEAVSLLCQAQSNPASQYVWFYNSSQVYTGQKFTITKILRMHTGDYTCLAQNTYLNTSSNNTISLTVYYPPDGSPSCSVEPALNHTSLRLLCSWPGGFPSPSLHWTGDLIQDQSNTAQQTSSASSTTIMLPSGGLTSNNSLFTCLGSHAALKQSTQCSTRTYIPPAEPLCFAYVTNDKQYLTLSCSWEGGAPKALVWWEGPEGQRKGGEETSNNFTLYYSTVHFGRPYTCHARHPLLVQTKICRLTLVPVTKPYVLMSDTSPVEGSSMWMRCNVENGTEPIRYVWQRETSSEDITTFAQGNNSIINVTNVNRNHTGWYRCVASNTINNQTSDRVWLDTIYGPDVPQIDVTPPRTVKQGYTALETEAVSLLCQAQSNPASQYIWFYNNSQVYTGQKFTITKILRVDAGDYTCLAQNTYLNTRTKKTISLTVYYPPDGSPSCSVEPALNHTSLRLLCSWPGGFPSPSLHWTGDLTQDQSNTAQQTSSASSTTIMLPSGGLTSNNSLFTCLGSHAALKQSTQCSTRTYIPPAEPLCFAYVTNDKPYLMLSCSWEGGAPNALVWWEGPEGQSKGGEQTSNILILRYGTARSGKPYTCHAKHPLLVETKTCRLTLEAPVLQTQRRVVSVYEGSDVQLTCNLRANYLPVNEITWFNNQGVGVQDTSKYMLLRTPAWANLTVRDTDETQDSGEYRCSTSNAVGGTEINITLVIKKYPMPPNATLVRVMYTSQQRNQVELEWVVEKEEAGGWTGFFLEHRWMSERPRRKGSGNDSSSERVEEKVWYRNILQDPAVRIYTVGSLTPTVTYQFRVIPVNHRTVGHPSAAKTPVEPRNNLYPAVIGAAIGGMLIAAVLTALLLMFILRNRSTNPRLHDLLFGLQHSQSQETINFPEDEVFGGSSSPGKSSNGFTLRSFIPHLLTHECHPHPATTSQAPSLWRR from the exons ATGAGTAATGCTTCTCCAGTGGAAGGATCTTCAGTGTGGATGCGCTGCAGTGTGGAAAATGGAACTGAACCGATCCAGTACACCTGGCACTATGAAAACTATAATGGTAACGCCACAACCTTCACACTGGGCAACAGCAGCATCATCAACATCACCAATGTCAACCGCAACCACACCGGCTGGTACCGCTGTGTTGCCAGCAACGCTGTCAACAGCGAGAAATCTGACCGCCTATGGCTGAACACTCTGT TTGGACCAGACATTCCTCAGATAGACGTGACTCCGTACTCTATGACCAGGCGGGGTTACACGGCTCTGGAGACGGAGGCTGTTTCCTTGCTGTGTCAGGCCCAGTCCAATCCAGCCAGTCAGTACGTCTGGTTCTACAACAGTTCCCAAGTCTACACCGGGCAGAAGTTCACCATCACCAAGATCCTCCGTATGCACACTGGCGACTACACCTGTTTGGCACAGAACACCTACCTCAACACCAGCTCCAATAACACCATCAGCCTGACAGTCTACT ACCCCCCTGATGGCTCCCCGTCCTGTTCTGTGGAGCCGGCTCTGAATCACACctctctgaggctgctgtgctCCTGGCCTGGTGGATTCCCCTCACCTTCCCTCCACTGGACTGGAGACCTGATACAAGATCAGTCCAACACAGCCCAGCAAACAAGTTCAGCCTCCAGCACTACCATCATGCTGCCCTCTGGAGGCCTGACTTCTAATAACAGTTTGTTCACTTGCCTGGGCTCCCATGCTGCCCTGAAACAGTCGACACAGTGCAGCACACGCACAT ATATTCCCCCTGCAGAGCCACTGTGTTTTGCTTATGTGACTAATGACAAACAGTATCTGACGCTGTCCTGCTCCTGGGAGGGAGGGGCCCCGAAAGCTTTGGTATGGTGGGAGGGCCCCGAAGGTCAGAGGAAAGGTggagaagaaacctccaacaacTTTACCCTTTACTATAGCACTGTACACTTTGGGAGACCTTACACCTGCCATGCTAGACATCCACTTTTGGTCCAAACCAAGATCTGCAGACTCACGCTGG TCCCCGTCACTAAGCCTTACGTCCTGATGAGTGATACTTCTCCAGTGGAAGGATCTTCAATGTGGATGCGCTGCAATGTGGAAAATGGGACTGAACCGATCCGGTATGTGTGGCAACGTGAAACCAGCAGTGAAGACATCACAACATTTGCACAGGGCAACAACAGCATTATCAACGTCACCAACGTCAACCGCAACCACACTGGCTGGTACCGCTGTGTAGCCAGCAACACCATCAACAACCAGACATCAGATCGCGTATGGCTGGACACCATCT ATGGCCCAGATGTTCCTCAAATAGATGTGACTCCACCTCGTACAGTAAAGCAGGGCTACACGGCTCTGGAGACGGAGGCTGTTTCCTTGCTGTGTCAGGCCCAGTCCAATCCAGCCAGTCAGTACATCTGGTTCTACAACAACTCGCAGGTCTACACTGGGCAGAAGTTCACCATCACCAAGATCCTCCGTGTGGATGCTGGCGACTACACCTGTTTGGCACAGAACACCTACCTCAACACGCGCACCAAAAAAACCATCAGCCTGACAGTCTACT ACCCCCCTGATGGCTCCCCGTCCTGTTCTGTGGAGCCGGCTCTGAATCACACctctctgaggctgctgtgctCCTGGCCTGGTGGATTCCCCTCACCTTCCCTCCACTGGACTGGAGACCTGACACAAGATCAGTCCAACACAGCCCAGCAAACAAGTTCAGCCTCCAGCACTACCATCATGCTGCCCTCTGGAGGCCTGACTTCTAATAACAGTTTGTTCACTTGCCTGGGCTCCCATGCTGCCCTGAAACAGTCGACACAGTGCAGCACACGCACAT ATATTCCCCCTGCAGAGCCACTGTGTTTTGCTTATGTGACTAATGACAAACCGTACTTGATGCTGTCCTGCTCCTGGGAGGGAGGGGCCCCAAACGCCTTGGTGTGGTGGGAGGGCCCCGAAGGTCAGAGCAAAGGTGGGGAACAAACCTCCAACATCCTGATCCTCCGCTATGGCACAGCTCGCAGTGGGAAACCTTACACCTGCCACGCTAAACACCCGCTTCTGGTGGAAACCAAGACCTGCAGACTCACACTGG AGGCACCAGTGCTGCAGACACAGCGCAGAGTCGTGTCTGTGTACGAGGGGAGCGACGTTCAGCTTACCTGCAATCTGAGAGCCAACTACCTTCCTGTCAATGAAATCACCTGGTTTAATAATCAGGGTGTCGGTGTCCAAGACACCTCAAAGTACATGCTTCTGAGAACGCCTGCATGGGCCAATCTGACTGTGAGAGACACCGATGAAACTCAAGACAGTGGCGAGTACAGGTGCTCCACTTCCAACGCAGTGGGAGGAACCGAAATCAATATCACTTTAGTCATCAAGA AGTACCCCATGCCACCCAATGCAACCCTGGTCAGAGTGATGTACACCAGCCAACAGCGTAATCAGGTGGAGCTGGAGTGGGTGGTGGAGAAGGAGGAAGCAGGAGGTTGGACAGGTTTCTTCTTGGAGCACCGATGGATGTCTGAGCGTCCACGAAGGAAAGGAAGTGGGAATGATTCTTCAAGTGAGCGGGTGGAGGAGAAAGTCTGGTACCGTAACATCCTCCAGGATCCAGCTGTCAGGATTTATACAGTGGGTAGCCTGACGCCAACGGTTACCTACCAGTTTCGCGTCATACCGGTGAACCACCGCACTGTGGGACACCCTTCTGCTGCAAAGACACCAG TGGAACCACGCAACAATTTGTACCCCGCTGTGATTGGAGCAGCTATCGGTGGGATGCTCATTGCAGCCGTTCTCACTGCTCTGCTGCTCATGTTCATCCTCCGTAACCGCAGCACCAATCCTC GACTCCATGACTTGCTGTTTGGCTT GCAGCACAGCCAGTCGCAGGAAACCATCAACTTCCCAGAGGATGAAGTGTTTGGTGGATCATCCAGTCCAGGAAA GTCCAGCAACGGCTTTACCCTGAGGAGCTTCATTCCTCACCTCCTCACCCATGAGTGCCACCCCCATCCCGCCACCACCAGCCAAGCCCCCTCCCTCTGGAGACGATAA